A genome region from Triplophysa rosa linkage group LG24, Trosa_1v2, whole genome shotgun sequence includes the following:
- the cntn1b gene encoding contactin 1b has protein sequence MVTPAMLLSVLSTLFLSVAAIKPRIFEPRIFDKEATGFGPIFEEEPLDTVYAEDSPENKISMNCRVRANPPAIIKWWLNNWEIKLMEQPDEHFSLVGGNLVITNPDKGKHAGKYVCVANNVYGTVISKEAVVKFGYLNQFPTDEREAVNVKEGQGAVLLCSPPSRYPGEVLFRWIYNDFPNFIIPDQRRFVSQTTGNLYIAKVEASDVGNYSCFVSSPTIGKSVFSMPIPLIPQIEKEVKRYPADIRVKFPKTYALVHQNITLECFALGNPLPHIRWRKLDADLPPNYEVSMNGALLHLLNVQYEDEGSYECETLNIKGMDWYRQWLYVEGPPEWAEHINDTERDVGSELTMRCVAVGKPLPWIRWLKDGYSYGKGELKFSSLTFEDSGMYQCIAENEWGSIYANAELRVVSCAPTFIYNPVKKILLGAENGRVVIECKPRAAPKPKFIWKRGSELLNNSSRMLIWDDGSLEILNATKSDEGSYTCYAENDRGKGNSTGTLTITEATKITVAPSVSEAVVGDSIVLQCSASYDPSLDITFIWTVDSHIINFYTEWDHYELLRGHESSGDLLIKNIQAKHAGRYSCTAQTIVDNATAEADVFVKGLPGQPGGVRVEEIGDTSVKLRWCLGSDHGNPLIQHVVQTRNFYALDLEDWKTASTTPVFLDGSAESATVVDLYPWMQYEFRVYAINEFGAGECSRPSIKIKTWDARPTMAPTDVNGQVGITGELIVTWSPVNPQFFFGKKFGYVVAFKQHEDYEWKWSTVEDPETRRYIYREKMTPDTEIQVKVSTFNNKGEGPASLISVVFSPRHAPSEAPLDVYARQVTSTEALVWWLPVYQAPPNWVDGYQIRYWRKYDDNEAAACRVLVHRMVNQTRLENMRPDSHYLIEVRAFNGAGLGPPSEHCEMFTRRPPPSRRLRVYKYVSFNRKWLYLYWDHIYNYWNESYVEGYKILFRKEGERYGKLYTTGRHYIDFSMPETGDYVIEVRARCEGGDGPISQIRVQGKAALGATSLSLVSLVLLALGWMNLSL, from the exons ATGGTGACCCCAGCCATGCTTTTGTCCGTCCTCTCCACCCTCTTCTTGTCTGTTG CTGCGATTAAGCCCAGGATCTTTGAACCCAGAATCTTTGACA AGGAGGCTACAGGCTTTGGGCCTATATTTGAGGAGGAACCACTGGACACGGTGTACGCAGAGGATTCCCCAGAAAACAAAATATCCATGAACTGCAGGGTGCGAGCCAACCCACCGGCCATTATAAA ATGGTGGTTAAACAACTGGGAAATTAAACTGATGGAACAGCCTGATGAGCACTTTAGCCTGGTGGGCGGAAACCTGGTGATCACCAACCCAGACAAAggaaagcatgctgggaaatatgtTTGCGTGGCCAATAATGTGTACGGAACGGTCATCAGCAAGGAGGCCGTCGTCAAGTTTGGAT ATCTGAATCAGTTCCCTACAGATGAGAGGGAGGCAGTGAATGTTAAGGAGGGTCAGGGGGCGGTGCTACTGTGTTCTCCACCCTCTCGCTATCCAG GCGAGGTGCTGTTCCGCTGGATCTACAACGACTTTCCCAACTTCATCATCCCCGATCAGAGGCGCTTTGTGTCTCAGACCACTGGCAATCTGTACATCGCTAAAGTGGAGGCCTCTGATGTTGGGAATTATTCTTGCTTTGTGTCAAGCCCGACCATCGGCAAGAGTGTTTTCAGCATGCCCATACCTCTGATTCCACAAATCGAGA AGGAGGTGAAGAGATATCCTGCAGATATTCGTGTTAAATTTCCCAAGACATATGCTTTGGTGCATCAGAACATCACTTTGGAGTGCTTTGCCCTTGGAAA TCCACTCCCACACATCCGCTGGAGGAAATTAGACGCTGATCTTCCACCCAACTACGAAGTCAGCATGAATGGAGCTTTGCTGCACTTGCTAAATGTGCAGTATGAAGACGAGGGCAGCTACGAGTGCGAGACCCTCAACATTAAGGGGATGGATTGGTATCGCCAGTGGCTCTATGTAGAAG GTCCACCAGAATGGGCGGAGCACATCAATGACACAGAGAGGGATGTTGGCAGTGAGCTCACTATGAGATGTGTCGCTGTGGGGAAGCCGTTACCGTGGATACGCTGGCTGAAGGATGGCTACTCA TATGGCAAAGGGGAGCTTAAATTTTCCAGTCTAACGTTTGAAGACTCAGGCATGTATCAGTGCATTGCTGAAAACGAATGGGGGAGCATCTATGCCAATGCAGAGCTACGGGTCGTCT CGTGTGCACCAACATTCATTTACAATCCAGTGAAAAAGATTTTGCTAGGGGCTGAAAATGGACGCGTGGTGATAGAGTGCAAACCCCGCGCTGCTCCTAAACCCAAGTTTATCTGGAAAAGAGGTTCAGAACTGCTAAACAACTCTTCAAG GATGCTTATCTGGGATGATGGTTCTCTAGAGATTCTGAACGCAACGAAAAGCGACGAGGGCTCATACACGTGCTATGCTGAGAATGACCGAGGCAAAGGCAACAGCACAGGGACCCTCACTATCACCG AGGCCACCAAGATCACTGTAGCTCCATCAGTCTCTGAAGCGGTTGTTGGTGACAGTATCGTTCTCCAATGTTCTGCGTCCTATGACCCCAGTCTGGACATCACCTTTATCTGGACCGTGGACTCTCACATCATCAACTTCTACACAGAATGGGATCATTATGAGCTGCTCAGG GGTCACGAGTCCAGTGGAGATCTGCTGATTAAGAACATTCAGGCGAAGCATGCTGGACGTTACAGCTGCACAGCGCAGACTATAGTAGACAACGCCACTGCGGAAGCCGATGTTTTTGTCAAAG GTTTGCCTGGACAGCCAGGGGGCGTCCGCGTGGAAGAGATCGGAGACACATCAGTAAAGTTACGTTGGTGTCTGGGATCAGACCATGGCAATCCACTCATACAACATGTTGTGCAAACACGAAACTTCTATGCGCTGGACCTTGAAGACTGGAAAACCGCATCCACCA ctcCGGTGTTTCTGGATGGGTCAGCGGAGTCGGCCACCGTGGTTGACCTTTACCCCTGGATGCAATATGAGTTCCGTGTGTATGCCATCAATGAATTTGGAGCTGGGGAATGCAGTCGCCCCTCCATTAAAATCAAGACATGGGATGCCA GGCCAACAATGGCTCCTACTGACGTCAACGGCCAAGTGGGAATCACTGGAGAGCTCATAGTTACCTGGAGC CCTGTGAATCCTCAGTTCTTCTTCGGTAAAAAATTCGGCTACGTTGTGGCGTTCAAGCAGCACGAGGATTACGAGTGGAAGTGGTCGACCGTGGAGGATCCGGAGACCAGACGTTACATCTACAGAGAGAAAATGACACCAGACACTGAGATCCAGGTGAAAGTGAGCACCTTTAATAACAAAGGTGAAGGACCTGCGAGCCTCATCTCAGTGGTCTTCTCCCCAAGACACG CACCAAGTGAAGCTCCATTAGATGTATACGCCCGGCAGGTAACCTCCACAGAAGCTTTAGTCTGGTGGCTACCCGTCTATCAGGCACCACCAAACTGGGTTGACGGATACCAG ATTCGTTATTGGAGAAAATACGATGACAACGAAGCGGCTGCTTGTCGAGTGCTGGTGCACAGAATGGTTAACCAAACACGCCTGGAAAACATGCGACCTGACTCTCACTACCTTATAGAGGTACGAGCGTTCAATGGGGCCGGGCTCGGGCCCCCCAGCGAACACTGTGAGATGTTCACAAGAAGACCAC CTCCAAGTCGCCGTTTGAGAGTGTACAAATATGTCAGCTTCAACCGCAAATGGCTCTATCTGTACTGGGATCACATCTATAACTACTGGAACGAGTCTTATGTGGAGGGTTACAAA attttgttCCGTAAGGAAGGCGAGCGATACGGAAAGCTTTACACCACGGGCAGACACTACATAGACTTCTCCATGCCAGAGACTGGAGATTATGTCATTGAGGTCAGAGCACGCTGTGAGGGAGGTGATGGACCCATATCACAAATCAGAGTGCAAG GTAAAGCAGCTCTGGGTGCTACATCGCTCAGCCTGGTCTCTCTCGTTCTGTTGGCTTTGGGCTGGATGAATCTAAGTCTTTAG